The Desulfovibrio sp. TomC genome includes a window with the following:
- a CDS encoding type III pantothenate kinase: MPALLIDIGNTNIKFGLAERHGLIASFALPTDRSATPDSLGLALVTALPFHGCRTTDVEAAVASSVVPPLNPVIEQAVSRYLGVRLRFVPTDIPIPLKNLYGRPHEVGADRLVTAFAGRRAVGATSVIVVDFGTATNFDCVQDDAFLGGLICPGMMTSLSGLVSKTAKLPHVALDPGDGALSIGRSTTDCINQGFVFGFADMVQGVTARLKAHLGGDVHVLATGGFAEKLAPICPVIRDVRPELLLEGLRQLWLAAR; the protein is encoded by the coding sequence ATGCCAGCCCTTTTAATCGACATCGGCAACACCAACATCAAGTTCGGTCTGGCCGAGCGCCACGGCCTTATCGCGTCCTTTGCCCTGCCAACCGACCGCTCGGCCACGCCGGACAGCCTGGGGCTGGCCCTGGTGACGGCCCTGCCCTTCCACGGCTGCCGGACCACGGACGTCGAGGCGGCCGTGGCCTCAAGCGTTGTGCCGCCGCTTAATCCCGTCATCGAACAGGCCGTTTCCCGCTATCTCGGCGTGCGCCTGCGCTTTGTGCCGACCGACATCCCGATACCGCTTAAAAACCTGTACGGCCGGCCCCACGAGGTCGGAGCCGACCGGCTGGTCACGGCCTTTGCCGGCCGCCGGGCCGTTGGGGCGACCTCGGTCATCGTGGTGGATTTCGGCACGGCCACCAATTTCGACTGCGTCCAGGACGACGCCTTCTTGGGCGGGCTTATCTGTCCGGGCATGATGACCTCGCTGTCCGGGCTGGTCAGCAAGACAGCCAAGCTGCCCCATGTGGCCCTGGACCCGGGCGACGGGGCATTGTCGATTGGCCGCTCCACCACCGACTGCATCAATCAGGGATTCGTTTTCGGGTTCGCCGACATGGTCCAGGGCGTGACCGCGCGCTTGAAAGCCCATCTCGGCGGCGATGTCCACGTGCTGGCCACAGGCGGTTTCGCCGAGAAACTCGCCCCCATCTGCCCGGTCATCCGCGACGTGCGCCCTGAGCTTTTGCTCGAAGGGCTGCGGCAATTGTGGTTGGCCGCGCGCTAG
- the rnhA gene encoding ribonuclease HI, with amino-acid sequence MIYTDGACLGNPGPGGYGAVIDCNGERQEISGGRKLTTNNRMELLAVIEALENLPQPSIVSLVTDSRYVHDAIEKRWLASWIKKGWVNSERKPVKNQDLWQRMIPLLARHKVKFNWVRGHTGHPENERCDVLARTAATSRGLLADEGYPG; translated from the coding sequence ATGATCTATACCGACGGGGCCTGCCTCGGCAATCCCGGACCCGGCGGCTATGGCGCGGTGATCGACTGCAACGGCGAACGCCAGGAGATTTCCGGCGGACGCAAGCTCACCACCAACAACCGCATGGAACTCCTGGCCGTCATCGAAGCCCTGGAAAACCTGCCGCAACCGTCCATCGTGTCCCTGGTGACCGATTCGCGCTACGTCCACGACGCCATCGAAAAGCGCTGGCTGGCCTCGTGGATCAAAAAGGGCTGGGTCAATTCCGAGCGCAAACCGGTGAAAAACCAGGACCTCTGGCAGCGCATGATCCCGCTTTTAGCCCGCCACAAGGTCAAGTTCAACTGGGTGCGCGGCCACACCGGCCACCCGGAAAACGAACGCTGCGACGTCCTGGCCCGCACGGCGGCCACCTCGCGGGGGTTGCTGGCCGACGAAGGGTACCCGGGGTAG
- a CDS encoding ABC transporter ATP-binding protein, whose translation MMDTCMISLSDVRLTLQSQAGGVNILRGVDLTAQAGEALAVIGPSGAGKTTLLMLMAGLLAPTSGTVTIAGRDLSTLNEDGLAAFRRDNVGIVFQAFHLVPAMTALENVALPLEFAGRSDAFVRAAEVLAAVGLAGREQHFPAELSGGEQQRVALARALAPRPRLLLADEPTGNLDGETGALVMDLLFSLSGGMTLVLVTHDAGLAARCGRVVAVRDGRVARDDPSGR comes from the coding sequence ATGATGGATACGTGCATGATTTCCTTGTCCGATGTCCGGTTGACGTTACAAAGCCAGGCCGGCGGGGTCAACATCCTGCGTGGGGTGGACCTGACGGCCCAGGCTGGCGAGGCCCTGGCCGTCATCGGACCGTCCGGCGCGGGCAAGACCACGCTTTTAATGCTCATGGCCGGCCTGCTTGCCCCGACCTCGGGCACGGTGACGATTGCCGGCCGCGATCTTTCCACCTTGAACGAAGATGGGCTGGCCGCCTTTCGCCGCGACAACGTGGGCATCGTCTTTCAGGCCTTCCACCTCGTGCCGGCCATGACCGCCCTGGAAAACGTCGCCTTGCCGCTGGAATTCGCCGGCCGTTCCGACGCCTTTGTCCGGGCCGCCGAGGTCCTGGCCGCTGTGGGGCTGGCCGGGCGGGAGCAGCATTTTCCGGCCGAACTGTCCGGCGGCGAACAGCAGCGCGTGGCCCTGGCCCGGGCCTTGGCCCCGCGTCCCCGGCTCCTTTTGGCCGACGAACCTACCGGCAACCTGGACGGCGAAACCGGGGCGCTGGTCATGGACCTGCTCTTTTCGCTGTCAGGCGGCATGACCCTGGTGCTGGTCACCCATGATGCCGGTCTGGCGGCCCGCTGCGGCCGGGTGGTGGCCGTGCGCGACGGGCGGGTGGCCCGGGATGACCCGTCGGGTCGATGA
- a CDS encoding HD-GYP domain-containing protein, which yields MTATPDVVAAPDLKAYSPIKTACLRPWGTGRFSLYVRKGQGLVLYASRGAAFTQEQVRRLKAANIETVYIHTGELRHFENYLRDNLGEILLDESIALTDRAEVWHASATTLVRGVLEEKLPHSISRARFDQVGKLVRQSIGFLQAPGAMQNVAQLISKGYQDYQHGLASMVLTSIMLMDHKGMTEDLLVKIGVGALLHDVGKTGLPEGLIDRRPDAWTPEEEALFRSHPAMGVGLLVNLPLPTETLHCILFHHEQEDGKGFPAGMPAAGIPYFVKALTVCNTYDALTRACVWRPAYPPFEALRKMEAKKETFDRAMFKRLIMILADAELLKGGGAAAQKGELPPQEPTGGAESA from the coding sequence ATGACGGCCACTCCCGACGTCGTCGCGGCCCCGGACCTGAAAGCCTATTCCCCGATCAAGACGGCCTGCCTGCGCCCCTGGGGCACGGGCCGGTTTTCCCTGTACGTGCGCAAGGGCCAGGGGCTGGTGCTTTACGCCTCGCGCGGGGCGGCTTTCACCCAGGAGCAGGTCCGCCGGCTCAAGGCTGCCAATATCGAGACGGTCTACATCCACACCGGCGAGTTGCGCCACTTTGAGAACTATCTGCGCGACAACCTGGGCGAAATCCTTCTCGATGAATCCATTGCGCTCACCGACCGGGCCGAGGTCTGGCACGCCAGCGCCACCACCCTGGTGCGCGGGGTGCTGGAAGAAAAACTGCCCCATTCCATCAGCCGCGCCCGGTTCGATCAGGTGGGCAAGCTCGTGCGCCAGTCCATCGGGTTTCTGCAAGCGCCCGGAGCCATGCAGAACGTGGCCCAGCTCATCAGCAAGGGCTATCAGGACTACCAGCACGGGCTGGCCTCCATGGTGCTCACCTCCATCATGCTCATGGACCACAAGGGCATGACCGAAGACCTGCTGGTCAAAATCGGGGTGGGGGCGCTGTTGCACGACGTGGGCAAAACCGGACTGCCCGAAGGCCTCATCGATCGGCGGCCCGACGCCTGGACGCCCGAAGAAGAGGCGTTGTTCCGGTCCCACCCGGCCATGGGCGTGGGCCTGCTCGTCAATCTGCCGCTGCCCACGGAAACCCTCCACTGCATTCTTTTCCACCACGAGCAGGAGGACGGCAAAGGCTTCCCGGCCGGCATGCCGGCCGCCGGCATCCCCTATTTCGTCAAGGCGCTCACGGTCTGCAACACCTACGACGCCCTGACCCGGGCCTGCGTCTGGCGGCCGGCCTATCCGCCCTTTGAGGCGCTGCGCAAGATGGAAGCAAAAAAGGAGACCTTCGACCGGGCCATGTTCAAGCGGCTGATCATGATCCTGGCCGATGCCGAGCTGCTCAAAGGCGGCGGCGCTGCGGCCCAAAAAGGGGAATTGCCGCCGCAAGAGCCGACCGGCGGCGCGGAGAGCGCGTAG
- a CDS encoding bifunctional acetate--CoA ligase family protein/GNAT family N-acetyltransferase: MSARSLDALFRPNSVAVVGASADPGHVGAVIMRNLLGGKFLGPVMPVAPDLAEIDGITCYKSVDTLPLTPDLAVICTSPDSVPETLRELGRRGVGAAVVLPPGYAKLAPEAKRSLQARMLEAASPSGIRILGPSGMGLVVPGIGLNCSLANRDANPGRMAFISQSASLFTAVLDWADTKGIGFSHILSLGDRVDLKYADILDYMASDPNTRSILLYVETVTDARSFMSASRAAARNKPLLVVKPGRKLWTLFPPGPSEGRDEVYDEAFRRAGMLRVGEIDTLFDAAETLARARPLSGDHLAVLTNGGSMGIMAADALLDGGGRLAPFDADTTTALSAVLGPNWQRQGVVDMGVDAAPALYAESLRALLRAPGANAVLVVHVPFPGVSPEETARAVAEVAAKTSRTVLACFMGYNPAGGEALHILNKAGVPTYATPDQAVSAFVQLARYRKNQELLMEMPASLPDAYAPDPDAARAVVERAYSEGRLTLTDPEAKEVLGYYGVRAIASHITEDIDDAVAAADALGYPVAVKIISPDIPKPFDVGGIVLDVPGPEAVREAAAAARQRALDHVPGARIEGYVIQEMGRRAGAHEVTIQARVDPVFGPYVIFGQGGLAARVTRDKAVALTPLNMSLARDLVCRTRVAAALTGGGGQPAVDLDALCLTLNQISQCVADLERVAAIDVNPVLAHPDGVTVIGATIRLSPEPQPDPHRLAIRPYPRELEEKAVLRNGRPVLLRPIRPEDEPAHYDFFKHLSAEDLRFRFFGVVRDLSHTEMAKLTQIDYEREMAFIATAPGPDGRPETLGVVRASTRPDNATAEFAVIVRSDQKGAGLGRMLMEKIIRYCRGRGTKELTGQALMENGGMQGLAEKLGFSVVRNYDDEVAEMRLPLQESPTDGTGRP, encoded by the coding sequence TTGAGCGCCCGAAGCCTGGACGCCTTGTTCCGTCCCAATTCCGTGGCTGTTGTCGGCGCCTCGGCCGACCCCGGCCACGTGGGCGCGGTCATCATGCGAAACCTGCTTGGCGGCAAGTTTCTGGGACCGGTTATGCCCGTGGCCCCGGATCTGGCCGAGATCGACGGCATCACCTGCTACAAGTCCGTCGACACCCTGCCGCTGACCCCGGATCTGGCCGTCATCTGCACCAGCCCCGACTCCGTGCCGGAAACCCTGCGCGAACTCGGCCGGCGCGGCGTCGGCGCGGCCGTGGTGCTGCCGCCGGGCTATGCCAAACTCGCTCCCGAGGCCAAACGCAGCCTGCAAGCCCGGATGCTCGAAGCGGCCTCCCCATCCGGCATCCGCATCCTCGGCCCCTCCGGCATGGGGCTGGTCGTGCCCGGCATCGGGCTTAACTGCTCCCTGGCCAACCGCGACGCCAATCCCGGGCGCATGGCCTTTATTTCCCAGTCCGCTTCGCTTTTTACCGCCGTCCTTGACTGGGCCGACACCAAGGGCATCGGCTTTTCCCACATCCTGTCGCTGGGCGACCGGGTCGATCTCAAGTACGCCGACATCCTCGACTACATGGCCTCCGATCCCAACACCCGCTCGATCCTGCTCTATGTCGAGACGGTCACCGACGCCCGGTCGTTTATGAGCGCCTCCCGGGCGGCCGCCCGCAACAAGCCCCTGCTCGTGGTCAAACCCGGGCGCAAGCTCTGGACGCTTTTCCCACCCGGTCCGAGCGAGGGCCGCGACGAGGTCTATGACGAGGCCTTTCGCCGGGCCGGCATGCTGCGGGTGGGCGAAATCGACACCCTTTTTGACGCGGCCGAAACCCTGGCCCGGGCCAGGCCGCTCTCCGGCGACCATCTGGCCGTTTTGACCAACGGCGGGTCCATGGGCATCATGGCCGCCGACGCCCTGCTCGACGGCGGCGGCCGGCTGGCCCCTTTTGACGCCGACACGACAACCGCCCTGTCCGCCGTGCTCGGCCCCAACTGGCAGCGCCAAGGCGTGGTCGACATGGGCGTGGACGCGGCCCCGGCCCTGTACGCCGAATCGCTGCGGGCGCTGTTGCGCGCCCCCGGAGCCAACGCCGTCCTGGTGGTCCATGTGCCCTTTCCCGGGGTCTCCCCCGAGGAGACGGCCCGGGCCGTGGCCGAAGTCGCCGCCAAGACCAGCCGCACCGTGCTGGCCTGCTTCATGGGCTACAATCCGGCCGGCGGCGAGGCGCTCCACATTTTAAACAAGGCCGGCGTGCCCACCTACGCCACCCCGGACCAGGCCGTCTCGGCCTTTGTCCAACTGGCCCGCTACCGCAAAAACCAGGAACTCCTGATGGAGATGCCGGCCAGCCTGCCCGACGCCTATGCCCCCGACCCGGACGCGGCCCGGGCCGTGGTGGAGCGGGCCTATAGCGAGGGCCGCCTGACCCTCACCGACCCCGAAGCCAAGGAAGTCCTCGGCTATTACGGCGTGCGGGCCATTGCCTCGCACATCACCGAGGACATCGACGACGCCGTGGCCGCAGCCGACGCCCTGGGCTATCCCGTAGCCGTCAAAATCATTTCCCCGGACATCCCCAAGCCCTTTGACGTCGGCGGCATAGTCCTGGACGTCCCTGGTCCCGAGGCCGTGCGCGAAGCGGCCGCCGCCGCCCGGCAGCGGGCGCTCGACCATGTGCCGGGCGCGCGCATCGAAGGCTACGTCATCCAGGAGATGGGTCGGCGGGCCGGAGCCCACGAGGTAACCATCCAGGCCCGGGTGGACCCGGTCTTTGGCCCCTACGTCATCTTCGGCCAGGGCGGCCTGGCCGCCAGGGTCACCCGGGACAAGGCCGTGGCGCTGACCCCGCTTAACATGTCCCTGGCCAGGGATCTGGTCTGCCGCACCCGGGTGGCCGCGGCCCTGACCGGCGGCGGCGGCCAGCCGGCCGTGGACCTCGACGCCCTGTGCCTGACGCTGAATCAGATTTCCCAGTGCGTGGCCGACCTGGAGCGCGTGGCCGCCATCGACGTCAACCCCGTGCTGGCCCATCCCGACGGCGTCACCGTCATCGGCGCGACCATCCGGCTCTCGCCCGAACCCCAGCCCGACCCCCACCGGCTGGCAATCCGCCCCTATCCCCGGGAACTGGAAGAAAAAGCCGTGCTGCGAAACGGCCGCCCCGTGCTTCTTCGGCCCATCCGCCCCGAGGACGAACCGGCCCATTACGACTTCTTCAAGCACCTCTCGGCCGAGGACCTGCGCTTCCGGTTCTTCGGCGTGGTGCGCGACCTGTCCCATACCGAAATGGCCAAGCTCACCCAGATCGACTACGAGCGCGAAATGGCCTTTATCGCCACCGCGCCGGGTCCTGACGGCCGGCCCGAGACCCTTGGCGTGGTGCGGGCCTCCACCCGGCCGGACAACGCCACGGCGGAATTTGCCGTCATCGTGCGCTCGGATCAAAAGGGAGCCGGCCTTGGCCGGATGCTCATGGAAAAAATCATCCGCTATTGCCGCGGACGCGGCACCAAGGAACTGACCGGGCAGGCGCTTATGGAAAACGGCGGGATGCAGGGACTGGCCGAGAAACTCGGCTTTTCCGTGGTGCGCAACTACGACGACGAGGTGGCGGAAATGCGCCTGCCGCTCCAGGAATCGCCGACCGACGGGACGGGACGGCCATGA
- a CDS encoding dienelactone hydrolase family protein, with product MNRLAAFLSLVLLCPILLPRPAWAADVAARAVTIPTPEHPVEAQLFSAPGTGKRPAVILLHGRQGLDRFPGYYEQFARAVAGAGMDAYLLSYYDGTEKEQANAEDKTVRQAFFAGRVKAWSQLVHAVVTEALARKECSGSIGLLGFSQGGFLATAVAGQDPRITALAVFYGGIPGLYRDSITHLPPLLALHGDADTVVPLSEGQALVALGRKLGQPAELAVFPGAGHGFSKGPDAAKAQQLTLAFLRQYLLPARQ from the coding sequence ATGAACAGACTCGCAGCCTTTCTTTCACTTGTTCTGCTGTGTCCGATCCTGCTCCCCCGGCCCGCCTGGGCCGCCGACGTCGCCGCTCGCGCCGTGACCATCCCCACTCCCGAGCATCCGGTCGAGGCCCAACTGTTTTCCGCCCCGGGAACAGGCAAACGCCCGGCCGTCATCCTCCTGCATGGCCGGCAAGGGCTTGACCGTTTCCCCGGCTACTACGAACAATTTGCCCGGGCCGTCGCCGGCGCGGGAATGGACGCCTACCTCCTGTCCTATTACGACGGCACGGAGAAAGAGCAGGCCAACGCCGAAGACAAGACGGTCCGACAGGCGTTTTTTGCCGGACGGGTCAAGGCCTGGTCCCAGCTCGTGCACGCCGTGGTCACCGAGGCCCTGGCCCGCAAGGAATGCTCGGGATCGATCGGGCTGCTCGGCTTTTCCCAGGGCGGTTTCCTGGCCACCGCCGTGGCCGGCCAGGACCCGCGCATCACCGCGCTGGCGGTCTTCTACGGAGGGATACCCGGCCTGTACCGGGATTCGATCACCCATCTGCCGCCGCTTTTGGCCCTGCACGGCGACGCCGACACCGTCGTCCCCCTGTCGGAAGGCCAGGCCCTGGTCGCCCTGGGACGCAAACTGGGCCAGCCGGCCGAACTGGCCGTTTTCCCGGGGGCCGGGCATGGGTTCAGCAAAGGCCCGGATGCGGCCAAAGCGCAGCAGCTGACCCTGGCCTTCCTGCGGCAATACCTGCTCCCCGCCCGGCAGTGA
- a CDS encoding SagB/ThcOx family dehydrogenase has product MDRRSFIRTAGTLCVGLGLVGNEAAFAQKSDILPPPSLPGSKTLEEALRARQSIRSYSEQDVPGEVLSGLLWAACGVNRKETGKRTAPSAVNKQEIDVWVAKKDGVFLYDAKDHALVRKGDADIRALTGTQSYVPTAPLDLIYVADMGKVAGKTEEEKSNLAWADTGYISQNVYLYCAVMGLGTVVRASIDYPALSKAMGLAANQRVIMAQCVGYPKV; this is encoded by the coding sequence GTGGACAGAAGATCATTCATACGGACAGCGGGAACGCTCTGCGTCGGCCTGGGACTTGTCGGCAATGAAGCGGCCTTCGCGCAGAAAAGCGATATTTTGCCGCCGCCGTCCCTGCCCGGGAGCAAAACCCTGGAGGAAGCCCTGCGGGCCAGGCAATCGATCCGAAGCTACTCGGAACAGGACGTGCCGGGCGAGGTGCTTTCGGGACTGCTCTGGGCCGCCTGCGGCGTCAACCGCAAGGAAACCGGCAAGCGAACCGCGCCAAGCGCGGTCAACAAACAGGAAATCGATGTCTGGGTGGCCAAGAAGGACGGCGTGTTTCTGTACGATGCCAAGGACCATGCCCTCGTCCGCAAGGGCGACGCGGACATCCGGGCGCTGACCGGCACCCAGAGCTACGTGCCCACGGCCCCGCTCGATCTGATCTATGTCGCGGACATGGGCAAGGTCGCGGGCAAGACCGAGGAAGAAAAGTCCAATCTGGCCTGGGCCGACACCGGGTACATCAGCCAGAACGTCTATCTCTACTGCGCTGTCATGGGTCTTGGCACGGTGGTGCGGGCCAGCATCGACTACCCGGCCCTGTCCAAGGCCATGGGACTGGCCGCCAACCAGCGGGTCATCATGGCCCAATGCGTGGGCTATCCGAAAGTGTAG
- the folD gene encoding bifunctional methylenetetrahydrofolate dehydrogenase/methenyltetrahydrofolate cyclohydrolase FolD, whose product MLLIDGKKVAADLRQRVKNDVDALVRQFGRAPHLAVILVGEDPASQVYVRYKEKACEEVGIVSRIWRLDGGITQCGLEKLLTELSHSDDIDGILLQLPLPRGLDASRCLALVDPKKDVDGFHPENVGRLSIGLPCLKPCTPYGVIKLLEYYGLSPAGKRAVVVGRSNIVGKPMAMLLATASPFGNATVTICHSRTPDLAAVCREADFIVPAIGRPRLITRDMVKPGAVIVDVGMNRLPDGKLCGDVDYDNVVDVVSAITPVPGGVGPMTIATLMSNTIEAYRWRREAPLCPVE is encoded by the coding sequence ATGCTGCTTATTGACGGCAAAAAAGTCGCGGCCGATCTGCGCCAGCGCGTGAAAAACGACGTGGACGCCCTGGTGCGCCAGTTTGGCCGCGCCCCGCATCTGGCCGTCATCCTCGTCGGCGAAGATCCCGCCTCCCAGGTCTACGTGCGCTACAAGGAAAAAGCCTGCGAGGAAGTGGGCATCGTGTCGCGCATCTGGCGGCTCGACGGCGGCATCACCCAGTGCGGCCTGGAAAAGCTCTTGACCGAGCTGTCCCACAGCGACGACATCGACGGCATCCTGCTCCAGCTCCCCCTGCCAAGGGGCCTGGACGCCAGCCGCTGCCTGGCCCTGGTTGATCCCAAAAAGGACGTGGACGGCTTCCACCCGGAAAACGTCGGCCGCCTGTCCATCGGCCTGCCCTGTCTCAAGCCCTGCACGCCCTACGGCGTGATCAAGCTGCTGGAATATTACGGCCTGTCCCCGGCCGGCAAACGGGCGGTGGTGGTCGGGCGCAGCAACATCGTGGGCAAGCCCATGGCCATGCTCCTGGCCACGGCCTCGCCCTTTGGCAACGCCACCGTGACCATCTGCCATTCCCGCACCCCGGATCTGGCGGCCGTGTGCCGCGAGGCCGATTTCATCGTGCCGGCCATCGGCAGGCCCCGCCTCATTACCCGGGACATGGTCAAACCCGGCGCGGTCATCGTGGACGTGGGCATGAACCGGCTGCCCGACGGCAAGCTGTGCGGCGACGTGGACTATGACAACGTCGTCGACGTCGTCTCGGCCATCACCCCGGTGCCCGGCGGCGTCGGCCCCATGACCATCGCCACGCTCATGAGCAACACCATCGAGGCCTACCGCTGGCGGCGCGAAGCGCCGCTGTGCCCCGTGGAGTAG
- a CDS encoding tetratricopeptide repeat protein yields MPDLPEILGCYQSQKREKMGGKGGSGRDFTQRIDWLALRLDTARILIFPLDEGHLPLPLQKIVTPEEFLLHFVPAPLLFTERLGPAAVVLARLLRDVGPDLDHKTLPDAERALFVVVLAALAAAGVPDTGSAPLDVVTAAGGGLSPEAQKLTINAFGISLRKRGEFDTAATFYRKALELAPNDERIMFNLARVLYEKGDAPACSQLLEQALATDPDFAEAKAFLRYLKRRNNVARDDDFPDITI; encoded by the coding sequence ATGCCCGATCTGCCGGAAATACTTGGCTGCTACCAGTCCCAGAAACGCGAAAAGATGGGCGGCAAGGGCGGCTCGGGCCGCGATTTCACCCAGCGCATCGACTGGCTGGCCTTGCGTCTGGATACGGCCCGTATCCTGATCTTTCCCCTGGACGAGGGGCATCTGCCGCTGCCGCTGCAAAAAATCGTCACCCCGGAGGAATTCCTCCTCCACTTCGTGCCGGCCCCGCTCCTTTTCACCGAGCGCCTTGGTCCGGCGGCCGTGGTGCTGGCCCGGCTTCTCCGCGACGTCGGCCCCGACCTTGACCACAAGACCCTGCCTGATGCCGAGCGGGCGCTGTTCGTGGTGGTCCTGGCCGCCCTGGCCGCCGCCGGGGTGCCGGATACCGGCAGCGCCCCGCTTGACGTGGTTACGGCGGCTGGCGGCGGGCTGTCCCCGGAAGCCCAGAAGCTGACGATAAACGCCTTTGGCATCAGCCTGCGCAAACGCGGCGAGTTCGACACCGCCGCCACCTTTTACCGCAAGGCCCTGGAACTGGCCCCGAACGACGAGCGCATCATGTTCAATCTGGCCCGGGTGCTCTATGAGAAAGGCGATGCCCCGGCCTGCAGCCAGCTCCTGGAACAGGCCCTGGCCACCGATCCGGATTTCGCCGAGGCCAAGGCCTTCCTGCGCTATCTCAAACGCCGGAACAATGTCGCCCGCGACGACGATTTTCCAGACATCACAATTTGA
- the eno gene encoding phosphopyruvate hydratase, which yields MSTIAAVWAREILDSRGNPTIEVEVTLESGASGRAAVPSGASTGTREALEMRDLDATRYGGKGVTKAVENVQGELAETIIGMDALQQVAIDNLMIDTDGTDNKSRLGANAILGVSLAVCRAAANYLGLPLYQYIGGINSKVLPVPMMNIINGGAHAPNNLDIQEFMIIPLGARTFADALRMGAETFHTLKALLAADGHMTAVGDEGGFAPNLKSHDEAFQYIVKAIEQAGYRPGSEISLAIDAAASEFYKDGKYVLAGENKSLSSEEMVAYLADFTNRYPLISIEDGLAESDWEGWKKLTYELGERIQLVGDDIFVTNPDILAEGIDQGIANSILIKLNQIGTVTETLDTIEMAKQAAYTTVVSHRSGETEDSFIADLAVAVNSGQIKTGSLCRSDRLAKYNQLLRIEEELEDSAIYYGPVMAGQWYDDEPEGEEEE from the coding sequence ATGAGTACCATTGCGGCCGTTTGGGCCAGGGAAATTCTCGATTCCCGCGGCAATCCCACCATCGAGGTGGAGGTCACCCTGGAATCCGGCGCATCCGGCCGGGCCGCCGTCCCCTCGGGCGCGTCCACGGGTACGCGCGAAGCGCTGGAAATGCGCGACCTGGATGCCACCCGCTACGGCGGCAAAGGCGTCACCAAGGCCGTGGAAAACGTCCAGGGCGAACTGGCCGAGACCATCATCGGCATGGACGCCTTGCAGCAGGTGGCCATCGACAATCTCATGATCGACACCGACGGCACGGACAACAAGTCGCGCCTGGGGGCCAACGCCATCCTCGGCGTGTCCCTGGCCGTGTGCCGGGCTGCGGCCAACTACCTCGGGCTGCCGCTCTACCAGTACATCGGCGGCATCAATTCCAAGGTCCTGCCCGTACCCATGATGAACATCATAAACGGCGGGGCGCATGCTCCCAACAACCTGGACATCCAGGAGTTCATGATCATTCCGCTTGGCGCGCGCACCTTTGCCGACGCCCTGCGCATGGGAGCCGAGACCTTCCATACGTTAAAAGCCCTGCTGGCCGCCGACGGCCACATGACCGCCGTTGGCGACGAGGGCGGCTTTGCCCCCAACCTCAAGAGCCACGACGAGGCTTTCCAGTACATCGTCAAGGCCATCGAGCAGGCCGGATACCGTCCCGGTTCGGAAATCTCCCTGGCCATCGACGCGGCTGCCTCGGAATTCTATAAAGACGGCAAGTACGTGCTGGCCGGCGAGAACAAGAGCCTGTCATCCGAGGAAATGGTGGCCTATCTGGCCGACTTCACCAACCGCTATCCCCTCATTTCCATCGAGGACGGCCTGGCCGAGTCCGACTGGGAAGGCTGGAAGAAGCTGACCTACGAACTGGGCGAGCGCATCCAGCTCGTTGGCGACGACATCTTCGTCACCAACCCGGATATCCTGGCCGAGGGCATCGACCAGGGCATCGCCAACTCGATTCTTATCAAGCTGAACCAGATCGGCACCGTCACCGAGACGCTGGACACCATCGAGATGGCCAAGCAGGCCGCCTACACCACGGTCGTCTCCCACCGCTCGGGCGAAACCGAGGACAGCTTCATTGCCGACCTGGCCGTGGCCGTCAACAGCGGCCAGATCAAGACCGGGTCGCTGTGCCGTTCCGACCGTCTGGCCAAGTACAACCAGCTGTTGCGCATCGAGGAAGAGCTGGAGGATTCGGCCATCTACTACGGCCCGGTCATGGCCGGCCAGTGGTACGACGATGAGCCGGAAGGCGAAGAAGAAGAATAA
- a CDS encoding arylesterase, which translates to MPHPALALKLAALGDSLTAGWGLPAADAYPAKLARVLADKGRTVEILNFGISGDTTAGGLARLGMVLAAAPDGVILELGANDMLRGMDPAVPRDNLDAIMQRLRDAHIPVLLCGIRAMRNYGRAYAVELEAVYVELAKKYDAVLYPSFLDGVTGVPGMTLPDGLHPTAEGVAEMVRRSLPTVETFLARLGTTRAAP; encoded by the coding sequence ATGCCGCACCCGGCCCTGGCGCTCAAACTGGCGGCCCTGGGCGACAGCCTGACCGCCGGCTGGGGCCTGCCCGCCGCCGACGCCTACCCCGCGAAGCTGGCCCGCGTCCTGGCCGATAAGGGCCGGACCGTGGAAATCCTCAATTTCGGCATCTCCGGCGACACCACCGCCGGCGGCCTGGCCCGGCTGGGCATGGTCCTGGCCGCCGCCCCGGACGGGGTCATCCTGGAGCTTGGGGCCAACGACATGCTGCGCGGCATGGACCCGGCCGTTCCCCGGGACAACCTCGACGCCATCATGCAGCGCCTGCGCGACGCCCATATCCCGGTCCTGCTCTGCGGCATCCGGGCCATGCGCAACTACGGCCGGGCCTACGCCGTGGAGCTGGAAGCCGTCTATGTCGAGCTGGCCAAGAAGTACGACGCCGTGCTCTATCCCTCCTTTCTTGACGGCGTGACCGGCGTCCCGGGCATGACCCTGCCCGACGGCCTGCATCCCACGGCCGAGGGCGTGGCCGAGATGGTGCGGCGAAGCCTGCCCACGGTTGAAACCTTTCTCGCCCGCCTGGGGACCACCCGGGCCGCGCCCTGA